One genomic window of Lentisphaera araneosa HTCC2155 includes the following:
- a CDS encoding DUF3500 domain-containing protein, with product MKKLFLLSLFTLNSALFGHGFDEWYQELNEEQKALVSKEFNSSERTQWHYVPMKERKGLAISAMSQEQSDEMFHIMAHVFSKQGINKVKAVIEMEKILREVEGDHRDPKKFYFTLFGKMNQGKWGFSFEGHHISVNFTFNDKELISGTPLFFGANPAKIFKNSSSTLKEGERPLAFAEDAAFDLVKSFDSKQKALAHKEKVQMRDMKEGKKAFPGEYDKDGIKWPQLKASQQQALMTLINQAYINDLNEHYASQVMKEIEQDKNNIRFTYYGGTNLQEPHHYQIIGSDIVLLLFNTQNGTQKTPVNHVHQIWRSRKSDFGGK from the coding sequence ATGAAAAAATTATTTCTTTTAAGTTTGTTTACACTCAATAGTGCTCTTTTTGGCCACGGCTTTGACGAGTGGTACCAAGAGTTGAACGAAGAACAAAAAGCCCTCGTAAGTAAAGAATTCAATAGTTCTGAGCGAACTCAATGGCATTACGTTCCCATGAAAGAACGTAAGGGCTTAGCGATTTCCGCAATGAGCCAAGAACAAAGCGATGAGATGTTTCATATTATGGCACACGTTTTTTCCAAACAAGGAATCAACAAAGTTAAAGCCGTTATTGAAATGGAAAAAATCCTAAGAGAAGTTGAAGGCGATCACCGCGATCCAAAAAAATTCTACTTCACGCTCTTTGGAAAAATGAATCAAGGAAAATGGGGCTTTAGCTTTGAAGGTCATCATATCTCTGTGAACTTCACTTTTAATGATAAAGAACTCATTAGTGGCACCCCCCTCTTCTTTGGTGCGAATCCCGCAAAAATATTCAAGAACTCAAGTTCTACTCTTAAAGAAGGTGAACGCCCCCTCGCGTTTGCGGAAGACGCAGCTTTTGACTTAGTTAAGTCTTTTGACTCTAAACAAAAAGCTTTAGCGCACAAAGAAAAAGTTCAAATGCGCGACATGAAAGAAGGTAAGAAAGCTTTTCCAGGCGAATACGATAAGGACGGAATTAAGTGGCCCCAACTCAAGGCTTCTCAGCAGCAAGCTTTAATGACACTCATTAACCAAGCTTATATTAATGACCTCAATGAGCATTATGCTTCTCAAGTCATGAAAGAAATTGAGCAAGACAAAAATAATATACGCTTTACTTATTACGGGGGAACTAACTTGCAGGAGCCTCACCACTATCAAATTATTGGTAGCGATATAGTTCTTCTCTTGTTCAATACGCAAAATGGAACTCAAAAGACTCCCGTTAATCACGTTCACCAAATTTGGCGTAGTCGTAAATCTGATTTTGGTGGTAAGTAG
- a CDS encoding DUF3293 domain-containing protein, producing MDDLIQAYKETDYLVPEFDLCIKIDQCGEDLLSFCDSRKVESWALITAHNPYSKLLSKEENQKRNEALSADLKAYKYHFALGKGRDTDWPIEDSFFILNITLEQALLLTKKYEQNAMVYGLRQSAAKLILNKDFK from the coding sequence ATGGATGATTTAATACAGGCTTATAAAGAGACGGATTACTTGGTTCCCGAATTCGATTTATGTATCAAAATCGATCAATGTGGTGAGGACCTCTTGAGCTTTTGCGATAGCCGCAAAGTTGAATCGTGGGCATTGATTACCGCTCATAACCCTTACTCAAAACTTTTGTCAAAAGAAGAGAACCAAAAGAGAAATGAAGCTTTATCAGCGGACCTAAAAGCTTACAAATATCACTTTGCTCTAGGAAAGGGGCGAGATACCGATTGGCCAATTGAAGATAGTTTTTTTATCCTCAATATAACTTTGGAACAAGCCTTGCTGTTAACGAAAAAATACGAGCAGAATGCCATGGTCTATGGCCTAAGGCAATCTGCGGCAAAATTGATTTTGAATAAAGACTTTAAGTAG
- the uvrB gene encoding excinuclease ABC subunit UvrB: MEVPYQLKSDFEPAGDQPEAIKKLLSGLESSQQFQTLLGVTGSGKTFTVANIVEQAGRPVLILAQNKTLAAQLFSEFKHFFPKNRVEYFVSYFDYYQPEAYIPQTDTYIAKDSSVNDEIEKFRLSATCSLLERRDVIVIASVSCIYGLGDPEMLTRMSVKLAVGDEMDRDELIHLLIESRYERNDTAPSRGEFSVSGDVVNIFPSYKDDYIRIEFFGDEIDEISLRDELNHNVLEGMSHTLIFPASHFATSKDRLEKMVPQVLEELDDQVSKFENEGKLVEAQRIYQRTNYDMEMVAELGYCQGIENYSRYVTGRPIGSRPFTLIDFFPDDYLTIVDESHVTIPQFRAMYNGDKSRKSSLVEHGFRLPSALDNRPMKFEEFEAKMGQTVFVSATPANYEIDKSSDVVELVVRPTGLVDPVVEIRPLKGQVDDLLAEIRDRSKKNERVIVTCLTKKTSEDLSDYLQDLGVKCTYIHSGIDTIERIEILRELRSGEIDVVIGINLLREGMDLPEVSLVAVLDADKEGFLRSTTALLQIAGRAARNANGSCILYADTMTGSMRRFLDETGKRREKQMQYNEEHGITPQTIIRKEQESLFSGGSSVPGKRKNKKESILELREEDISEELLRDLKNEMIKAAEALEFERAAELRDKIKELKEKLY; the protein is encoded by the coding sequence ATGGAAGTTCCCTATCAGTTAAAGTCAGATTTTGAACCCGCAGGGGATCAACCTGAAGCCATAAAGAAATTGCTCTCGGGACTTGAGTCTAGTCAGCAGTTTCAAACGCTCCTTGGTGTTACTGGTTCGGGTAAGACTTTTACTGTGGCCAACATCGTAGAACAGGCTGGGCGCCCCGTTTTGATACTGGCTCAAAATAAAACTTTAGCGGCACAGCTCTTTAGTGAGTTTAAGCATTTCTTTCCAAAGAATCGAGTTGAGTATTTTGTCTCTTACTTTGATTATTACCAACCCGAAGCCTATATCCCGCAAACGGATACTTATATTGCCAAAGATAGTTCCGTAAATGATGAAATTGAGAAATTCCGTCTTTCCGCTACCTGTTCCTTACTCGAGCGAAGGGATGTGATAGTGATTGCCTCTGTGTCTTGTATCTATGGCTTAGGTGATCCAGAAATGCTAACGCGCATGAGTGTGAAGCTTGCTGTGGGAGATGAAATGGATCGCGACGAACTCATACACTTATTAATTGAGAGCCGCTATGAACGCAATGATACGGCTCCGAGTCGCGGTGAATTTTCGGTCAGCGGTGATGTGGTCAATATTTTTCCTTCATACAAAGACGATTATATTCGGATAGAGTTTTTTGGTGACGAAATAGATGAGATCAGTTTACGAGATGAATTGAATCACAATGTCTTAGAAGGCATGTCACATACACTTATTTTCCCTGCATCACACTTTGCCACATCGAAAGATCGCTTAGAGAAGATGGTGCCACAAGTTCTTGAAGAGCTCGATGATCAAGTGTCGAAATTTGAGAATGAGGGCAAATTGGTTGAAGCACAACGAATTTACCAACGCACCAATTACGATATGGAAATGGTTGCTGAGCTTGGTTATTGCCAAGGTATTGAGAACTACTCACGTTACGTCACGGGACGGCCGATTGGTTCACGCCCTTTTACATTGATCGATTTTTTCCCCGATGATTATTTAACTATTGTCGATGAGAGTCACGTCACCATCCCACAATTTAGAGCGATGTATAACGGCGATAAAAGTCGTAAATCAAGCCTCGTTGAACACGGCTTTCGTTTACCTTCCGCATTGGATAACCGTCCGATGAAATTTGAGGAATTTGAGGCAAAAATGGGACAGACAGTTTTTGTTTCTGCGACTCCCGCAAATTATGAAATTGATAAGAGTTCGGATGTCGTTGAGTTAGTTGTACGTCCTACGGGCTTAGTGGATCCAGTCGTAGAAATTCGTCCTCTTAAAGGGCAAGTGGATGATTTGCTTGCCGAAATAAGGGATCGCTCGAAAAAGAATGAGCGCGTTATTGTGACTTGTTTGACCAAGAAGACTTCAGAAGATCTAAGTGATTATTTACAGGATCTAGGAGTTAAATGTACCTATATTCACTCGGGGATTGACACAATTGAAAGAATTGAAATCTTGCGGGAACTTCGTTCGGGAGAGATTGATGTGGTAATTGGTATTAATCTACTGCGAGAAGGTATGGACTTACCTGAGGTTTCTTTAGTAGCCGTTCTCGATGCAGACAAAGAAGGTTTTTTACGTTCGACTACGGCTCTTTTGCAGATCGCTGGCCGTGCCGCTCGAAATGCCAATGGTTCTTGTATTCTTTATGCCGATACAATGACTGGGAGTATGCGACGTTTTCTCGATGAAACGGGCAAGAGACGTGAGAAGCAAATGCAATATAATGAGGAGCATGGCATAACTCCTCAAACAATTATTCGTAAAGAGCAGGAAAGTTTATTCTCAGGAGGCAGTAGCGTTCCCGGTAAGCGTAAAAATAAAAAAGAGTCTATCCTCGAGCTCCGTGAAGAAGATATTAGTGAAGAGCTTTTACGTGATTTAAAGAATGAAATGATTAAGGCTGCAGAAGCTTTGGAATTTGAACGCGCCGCTGAATTAAGAGATAAAATTAAAGAACTCAAAGAAAAGCTGTATTAA